The window GATTATACTAATGTATGGCAGTTTCCGGCTGACCTATCCCCCGATCCTATGGATCGCATTGAAGGAGTGATCCCCATGTGGGCTTATGAAAGCGTATTCTATCAAATCTGTCCCATCGGCTTTTGCGGCGCGCCGCGTGTCAACGACGGCCAAACGGTCAACCGCATCCAAAAGGTCGCCGATTGGACCGACCATCTGGTAAAACTCGGCGTCAACGCCGTTTATTTTTCGCCCGTTTTCGAGTCGGACAGCCATGGCTACGACACCCGCTATTTCCGCAAGATCGATTGCCGCCTGGGTACCAATGACGACTTTGCCGCCATGTGCCGTACGCTGCACGACAGCGGCATCCGGGTCGTGCTCGACGGGGTGTTCAATCATGTCGGCCGCGGCTTCTGGGCCTTCCGCGATGTGCAGGAGAAAAAATGGGACTCTCCTTATAAGGATTGGTTCCATATTTCTTTTGATGGCAATTCCAACTACAACGACGGCTTTTGGTACGAAGGCTGGGAAGGCCACTATGAACTGGTCAAGCTCAACCTGAAAAACCCGGCAGTCGTCGATCATATCTTCTCCTGCATCCGCGCCTGGGTGGAGGAATTCGATATTGACGGTCTGCGGCTGGATGTGGCGTACCTACTTGACCGGGATTTCCTCAAGGCGTTGCGCCGTTTTACCGACAGCCTCAAGCCCGAGTTCGTGCTCATTGGCGAAGTGCTGCACGGCGATTACAACCAGATTGTCAACGATGAAATGCTGCATTCGTGCACCAACTATGAATGCTACAAGGGATTGTATTCTTCCCTCAATTCGATGAATCTATTTGAAATCACCCATTCGCTCATGCGCCAGTTCGGTCCGGAAAACTGGACGCTGTATAAGGGCAAGCATCTGATGAGCTTTGTCGATAACCACGACGTAACCCGTGCGGCGTCGATTCTGAACAATCCGGCGCATCTGCCGCTACTTTATGGTATGCTGTTTGGTATGCCGGGCATTCCCTGCCTTTACTACGGCTCGGAGTGGGGCGCCGAAGGGCACAAGACCCCAGGCAGCGACGATGTCCTGCGGCCGTGCTTTGAGCAGC of the Intestinibacillus sp. Marseille-P6563 genome contains:
- a CDS encoding alpha-amylase family glycosyl hydrolase; this translates as MWAYESVFYQICPIGFCGAPRVNDGQTVNRIQKVADWTDHLVKLGVNAVYFSPVFESDSHGYDTRYFRKIDCRLGTNDDFAAMCRTLHDSGIRVVLDGVFNHVGRGFWAFRDVQEKKWDSPYKDWFHISFDGNSNYNDGFWYEGWEGHYELVKLNLKNPAVVDHIFSCIRAWVEEFDIDGLRLDVAYLLDRDFLKALRRFTDSLKPEFVLIGEVLHGDYNQIVNDEMLHSCTNYECYKGLYSSLNSMNLFEITHSLMRQFGPENWTLYKGKHLMSFVDNHDVTRAASILNNPAHLPLLYGMLFGMPGIPCLYYGSEWGAEGHKTPGSDDVLRPCFEQPVWTELTDTIAAMAQVHRESRALCYGDFKHLVLTNKQAIWERKAEGERVLIAINADSEPYTAHFDAQSGMAVDLITGKPHDFGGGSELPPYSVAFWKTER